The Lentzea guizhouensis genome contains a region encoding:
- a CDS encoding LysE family translocator yields MSTTALLSFTLVALLTVITPGLETLLVLRTALLVNRRAAMGVVVGSTLGCLVWAVAGLVGLTALLTASQLAYDLVRVLGAAYLVYLGTKALWNARKPVDLDEPAPVPSARAAVRVGLLTNLLNPKPGVFYLSLLPQFLPAAAPSWGVLLVAIHLGIGLLWFPVLIALAARARTFLLRRRLLLDRLTASVLIALGLKLAAETR; encoded by the coding sequence ATGTCGACGACCGCACTCCTGAGCTTCACGCTCGTCGCGCTGCTCACCGTCATCACGCCGGGCCTGGAAACCCTGCTGGTGCTGCGCACCGCCCTGCTCGTGAACCGGCGAGCCGCCATGGGCGTCGTGGTCGGCAGCACCCTGGGCTGCCTGGTCTGGGCAGTAGCCGGCCTCGTCGGCCTGACCGCACTGCTGACCGCCTCGCAGCTCGCCTACGACCTGGTCCGCGTCCTCGGCGCCGCCTACCTCGTCTACCTGGGCACCAAAGCGTTGTGGAACGCCCGCAAACCCGTCGACCTGGACGAGCCGGCCCCGGTCCCCTCGGCCCGCGCCGCCGTGCGCGTCGGCCTGCTCACCAACCTGCTCAACCCCAAGCCGGGCGTCTTCTACCTGTCCCTGCTCCCGCAGTTCCTGCCCGCCGCCGCCCCGTCGTGGGGCGTCCTGCTCGTCGCCATCCACCTCGGCATCGGCCTGCTGTGGTTCCCGGTCCTGATCGCCCTGGCCGCCCGCGCCCGCACCTTCCTGCTGCGCCGGCGCCTCCTGCTGGACCGGCTCACCGCGTCCGTGCTCATCGCACTGGGCCTCAAACTGGCCGCCGAGACGCGGTGA
- a CDS encoding DUF4232 domain-containing protein, producing the protein MRPGGGVLVVTALLAVLASCGGQAALHQEPMLPLTPAPTTPSPSEQPCANGLRFTTNGGDAAMGLRVMSVEVVNCGTQPVQLNGHPAVRLLDERWQPLDVAILPGSGGISRVDGFDDPPRPITVQPGERARSAFMWRNTHTTLDPPQVGSHVDIAAAPGGAWQSLVAVAPEQNINIDLGSTGKLGVRAWYR; encoded by the coding sequence ATGAGACCTGGGGGCGGAGTTCTCGTTGTGACGGCCTTGCTGGCGGTCCTGGCTTCGTGCGGGGGCCAGGCGGCGCTGCACCAGGAGCCGATGCTGCCGCTGACGCCGGCGCCGACCACGCCGTCGCCGTCCGAACAGCCCTGCGCGAACGGTCTGCGGTTCACCACGAACGGCGGCGACGCGGCCATGGGCCTGCGCGTGATGTCGGTCGAGGTGGTCAACTGCGGCACACAACCGGTGCAGCTCAACGGCCACCCGGCCGTGCGCCTGCTCGACGAGCGCTGGCAGCCGCTGGACGTCGCGATCCTGCCCGGCTCCGGCGGCATCTCCCGGGTCGACGGCTTCGACGACCCACCGCGGCCGATCACCGTGCAGCCGGGCGAGCGCGCGCGTTCGGCGTTCATGTGGCGCAACACCCACACGACCCTCGACCCGCCGCAGGTCGGCAGCCACGTCGACATCGCGGCCGCGCCCGGCGGCGCCTGGCAGTCGCTGGTCGCGGTCGCGCCGGAGCAGAACATCAACATCGACCTGGGCAGCACCGGCAAGCTCGGTGTACGGGCCTGGTACCGCTGA